Proteins encoded within one genomic window of Panacibacter microcysteis:
- a CDS encoding SRPBCC family protein, whose amino-acid sequence MTAQNFQYSFTTSKGTAEVFAHLLNPKNWWVGLFEERIDGKSNAINDEFSFSAGGGAHFSNQKLTELVAGSKITWLVTESNLSFLHNTNEWAGTKLCFTIEEFGDQTKVTFTHDGLVPHFECYGGCSRAWTQYLQNLEQHLA is encoded by the coding sequence ATGACAGCACAAAATTTTCAATACAGTTTTACCACTTCAAAAGGCACTGCTGAAGTATTCGCGCATCTACTCAATCCCAAAAACTGGTGGGTTGGTTTATTTGAAGAAAGGATTGATGGAAAAAGCAACGCCATCAATGACGAGTTTAGTTTCAGTGCAGGCGGTGGCGCACACTTTTCCAACCAGAAATTAACGGAGCTTGTTGCCGGCAGCAAAATTACCTGGCTGGTTACCGAAAGTAATTTGTCGTTCCTGCACAATACAAATGAATGGGCAGGAACAAAGCTCTGCTTCACGATCGAAGAATTTGGCGATCAAACAAAAGTCACCTTCACACACGATGGGTTGGTTCCGCACTTTGAATGTTACGGTGGTTGCTCACGTGCGTGGACACAATACCTGCAGAACCTGGAGCAACATCTTGCGTGA
- a CDS encoding Gfo/Idh/MocA family protein: MNRRNFLRNTSAAAAGITILNFPVFGKDAPSNKVVLAVMGVNSRGNYLAKSFASLENTEVAYICDVEDGAIKNGLDALKEAPRKPRVVKDIRALVKQKDFDALLIAAPDHWHAPASILGVQSGKHVYVEKPCGQNPYEGELISKAYEKYGMHIQMGNQRRSMPTLIEAVKQVKAGAIGKVYFAKAWYTNNRASIGTGKVVPVPATLDWDLWQGPAPRTAYKDNIVHYNWHWFWHWGTGESCNNGTHEIDCCRWFLGVDYPTKVTSAGGRYAFKDDWQTTDTQVANFEFGNDKAITWEGRSCNNYPVEGQSRGFIIYGDAGTLVNDGGGAYKIYDTKNKLVSDVSTNVKAEANNLVSSTGNLDLYHFQNFVDAIRGNAKLTSPVNEGSKSVLLCHLANIAQRSGGLLNCDPSNGHILHNEDAMKLWRRTYEKGWEPVV, encoded by the coding sequence ATGAACAGACGAAATTTTCTCAGGAACACATCAGCCGCAGCAGCGGGTATTACCATTCTTAATTTTCCCGTCTTTGGCAAAGATGCCCCAAGTAATAAGGTGGTACTCGCAGTTATGGGTGTCAACAGTCGTGGCAATTACCTCGCTAAATCATTTGCATCATTGGAAAATACAGAGGTCGCTTATATATGCGATGTGGAAGATGGCGCCATCAAAAACGGTCTCGATGCATTAAAAGAAGCACCACGAAAACCGCGTGTCGTAAAAGACATCCGTGCCTTGGTAAAACAAAAAGATTTCGATGCATTATTGATCGCAGCGCCTGACCATTGGCATGCGCCTGCATCTATACTCGGTGTGCAAAGTGGCAAACATGTGTATGTAGAAAAACCTTGCGGACAAAACCCTTACGAAGGAGAACTTATTTCCAAAGCATATGAAAAGTATGGCATGCATATACAAATGGGCAACCAGCGCCGCTCCATGCCTACCCTCATCGAAGCAGTAAAACAGGTAAAGGCAGGCGCTATTGGCAAAGTGTATTTTGCAAAAGCATGGTACACCAATAACCGCGCATCAATCGGTACAGGAAAAGTTGTTCCCGTACCCGCAACATTAGACTGGGACCTGTGGCAGGGCCCTGCACCACGCACAGCTTACAAAGACAATATTGTGCATTACAACTGGCACTGGTTCTGGCATTGGGGCACCGGTGAAAGCTGCAACAACGGCACGCATGAAATTGATTGCTGCCGCTGGTTTTTAGGCGTTGATTACCCAACAAAAGTTACATCAGCTGGTGGACGATATGCATTCAAAGATGACTGGCAAACAACAGACACACAGGTTGCAAACTTCGAGTTTGGTAATGATAAGGCCATAACATGGGAAGGCAGAAGTTGCAACAATTACCCCGTAGAAGGCCAAAGCCGTGGCTTTATTATTTATGGTGATGCAGGCACACTCGTAAATGATGGTGGTGGCGCGTATAAAATTTATGATACAAAGAACAAACTGGTAAGCGATGTTTCCACCAATGTAAAAGCAGAGGCCAACAATCTCGTAAGCTCAACAGGCAATTTAGATCTTTACCATTTTCAGAATTTTGTTGATGCAATTCGTGGCAATGCAAAACTTACTTCACCTGTAAATGAAGGAAGCAAATCGGTGTTGCTTTGTCACCTCGCCAATATTGCACAACGCAGCGGCGGCCTGCTCAACTGCGATCCATCAAACGGGCACATTCTGCACAATGAAGACGCGATGAAACTCTGGCGCCGTACTTACGAAAAAGGCTGGGAACCGGTGGTGTAG
- a CDS encoding alpha/beta hydrolase gives MKKITTRLMLLLTCLYIPTVYAAAQSASSDTHKLVSDYNKKQYQLKVLLPAKYTASDTVAYPVLYVLDGNYSTSLFQSTIDLFSMAPELQQLIIVTIDGVNTSYEQWLANRYYDYTPSSDPAADTAIARFMKTAVVPSGGATAFLQTLEKQILPWVEQHYKTNADKGLYGHSLGGLFSAYCLLQKPALFHRYSINSPSLWWRQGEMAKQFAATTAADSTIDARVFLSAGKLEGDFMIKPVDAFEKVIIANLPGIKLNYKIFDDETHLSVVPLTCTRTLRTFYSLMASR, from the coding sequence ATGAAAAAGATTACCACCCGTTTAATGCTTTTGCTTACCTGCTTATACATTCCTACAGTATATGCTGCAGCTCAGTCTGCAAGTAGCGATACGCATAAGCTCGTATCCGACTATAACAAAAAACAGTACCAATTAAAAGTACTTCTGCCGGCAAAATACACTGCATCAGATACTGTAGCCTATCCGGTACTTTATGTGCTCGACGGAAACTATTCTACTAGTCTGTTCCAGTCAACCATAGACTTATTTTCTATGGCGCCTGAGTTGCAGCAGCTAATAATTGTTACCATTGATGGCGTTAATACCTCTTACGAACAATGGCTCGCTAACCGGTATTATGATTACACCCCTTCCTCCGATCCGGCCGCCGATACCGCGATTGCCAGGTTTATGAAAACCGCTGTTGTACCCTCTGGCGGAGCAACCGCCTTCCTGCAAACGTTGGAAAAACAAATACTGCCATGGGTAGAACAGCACTATAAAACCAATGCTGATAAAGGATTGTATGGTCATTCGCTGGGTGGACTTTTCTCCGCTTATTGTCTACTGCAAAAACCTGCATTGTTTCACAGGTATTCCATCAACAGTCCGTCACTCTGGTGGCGCCAGGGTGAAATGGCAAAACAATTTGCCGCAACCACTGCCGCAGATTCAACCATTGATGCCCGGGTCTTTCTATCAGCGGGAAAACTGGAAGGTGATTTCATGATAAAACCTGTCGATGCTTTTGAGAAGGTGATAATTGCTAACTTACCCGGTATAAAACTGAACTACAAAATATTTGACGACGAGACGCATTTATCTGTAGTACCGCTCACCTGTACCCGTACATTAAGGACTTTTTATTCTCTTATGGCATCCAGGTAA
- a CDS encoding RNA polymerase sigma factor, with product MTKNKQTFLLLLEQHKGILIKICNAYCQAKDDKEDLSQEIVYNLWKAFANYTPDHKFSTWLYRVALNVAISYYRKEKRSLQYTPYDENLIVFSEEGYNKELEGNLLLLQQFIFELKEIDKSIMLLYLDDKSYHEIAEITGISETNVATKISRIKANLKTKFSNY from the coding sequence ATGACAAAGAACAAACAAACATTTCTACTGTTGCTCGAGCAACATAAAGGTATTCTCATCAAAATATGTAATGCTTATTGCCAGGCAAAGGATGATAAAGAAGACCTTTCGCAGGAAATAGTATACAATCTCTGGAAGGCATTTGCCAACTACACCCCGGACCATAAATTTTCTACGTGGTTATACCGGGTAGCATTGAACGTGGCCATCTCTTATTATCGTAAAGAAAAACGTTCGCTGCAATACACGCCTTACGACGAAAACCTGATCGTCTTTAGCGAAGAAGGTTATAACAAAGAACTCGAAGGAAATCTTTTGTTATTACAGCAATTCATTTTTGAGCTGAAAGAAATCGATAAGTCAATTATGCTATTGTACCTGGATGATAAAAGTTATCATGAGATAGCAGAGATCACCGGCATTTCCGAAACCAATGTGGCAACAAAAATCAGCCGTATAAAGGCAAATCTCAAAACGAAGTTTTCAAATTATTAA
- a CDS encoding GH39 family glycosyl hydrolase: MKCFPFFLLMVIATLTNTTVAAQITIDLQQQGKPLQPVWAHFGYDEPNYTYMKDGKKLLSEIAALSPAPVYVRCHNLLTTGDGTAALKWGSTNAYTEDKNGNPVYDWHIVDSIFDTYIQRGMKPLAEIGFMPEALSTHPQPYRHYWKPGVKYDSIYTGWAYPPNDYKKWGELVYQWVKHSIQRYSEAEVKTWLWEVWNEPNISYWKGTEEEYFMVDDYAADAVKRAFPAAQIGGPATTGPGWDKAAVWLKDFLVHCAEGKNFATGKKGVPLDFISFHAKGSPKVVDGHVQMNMSPQLKDVARGFEIVHASAYKQLPIYITECDPEGCAACGMATNPENAYRNGTLYSSYTAASFARIYDLADRYKVNLAGLTSWSFEFENQQWFDGFRDLATNGIDKPVLNVFRMYGLMRGNRIPIENNNQIPLDSILKNSVHANSADIHALACADKKSSSVMVWNYYDAAIANDASPVTVTIKNIPAKKILLQHYRIDKDYSNAYEAWKQMGSPQHVTDEQYKQLERAGQLQLLSSPEWINTANGEAVIHFSLPRQGVSLLRLTYE, translated from the coding sequence ATGAAATGTTTTCCCTTCTTTTTATTAATGGTAATTGCTACACTTACAAACACTACAGTTGCTGCACAGATTACAATTGACCTGCAACAACAAGGCAAACCATTGCAGCCTGTATGGGCGCATTTTGGTTATGATGAGCCGAACTATACATACATGAAAGATGGCAAAAAACTGCTGAGCGAAATTGCTGCGTTAAGCCCCGCCCCTGTTTATGTACGATGCCACAATTTGCTGACCACAGGTGATGGAACGGCGGCATTGAAATGGGGCTCCACAAATGCCTATACAGAAGATAAAAACGGCAACCCGGTATATGACTGGCATATTGTGGACAGCATCTTTGATACGTATATACAACGCGGAATGAAACCGCTTGCTGAGATTGGTTTTATGCCCGAAGCATTGTCAACACATCCGCAACCCTACCGTCATTACTGGAAGCCCGGTGTAAAATACGACAGTATTTATACGGGTTGGGCATACCCGCCAAACGATTATAAAAAATGGGGTGAACTTGTGTACCAATGGGTGAAACATTCCATTCAGCGTTATAGTGAAGCGGAAGTAAAAACCTGGTTGTGGGAAGTATGGAACGAACCAAATATCAGTTACTGGAAAGGCACGGAAGAGGAATATTTTATGGTCGATGATTATGCTGCAGATGCGGTGAAGAGAGCATTCCCTGCTGCACAAATAGGCGGCCCGGCCACCACAGGCCCGGGATGGGATAAAGCGGCTGTATGGTTGAAAGATTTTTTGGTGCACTGTGCGGAAGGGAAAAATTTTGCAACAGGAAAAAAAGGTGTACCGCTGGATTTTATCAGCTTTCATGCAAAGGGAAGTCCGAAGGTTGTAGATGGTCATGTGCAGATGAACATGTCGCCGCAGTTAAAAGATGTTGCCAGAGGTTTTGAAATCGTGCATGCATCTGCCTACAAACAACTGCCCATCTATATTACAGAATGCGATCCTGAAGGTTGTGCCGCATGTGGTATGGCAACCAATCCGGAAAATGCATACCGCAATGGCACCTTGTATTCAAGTTATACCGCGGCTTCTTTTGCAAGAATATATGACCTTGCCGACCGGTATAAGGTAAACCTGGCAGGGCTTACAAGCTGGTCATTCGAATTTGAGAACCAGCAATGGTTTGATGGTTTCAGGGATCTTGCAACGAATGGTATTGATAAACCTGTGCTGAATGTTTTTCGCATGTATGGATTAATGCGGGGCAACAGAATACCGATTGAGAACAACAACCAAATTCCGTTAGACAGCATACTTAAAAACAGTGTGCATGCAAACAGTGCAGATATTCATGCACTGGCTTGCGCTGATAAAAAATCTTCATCCGTTATGGTGTGGAACTACTACGATGCAGCTATTGCAAACGACGCTTCGCCGGTTACCGTTACCATCAAAAACATTCCTGCAAAAAAGATATTGCTGCAACATTACCGCATTGATAAAGACTACAGCAATGCTTATGAGGCGTGGAAGCAGATGGGTTCGCCGCAACATGTTACAGATGAGCAATACAAACAACTGGAGCGGGCAGGTCAGTTGCAATTACTCAGTTCACCTGAATGGATCAATACAGCAAACGGCGAAGCCGTGATTCATTTCTCCTTACCACGGCAGGGCGTATCATTGCTCAGGCTGACTTACGAATAA
- a CDS encoding T9SS type A sorting domain-containing protein, with protein sequence MKKILFLLLLLGISLPAFVQSTFEKGFGGPNASEYQTDFKRISSNKFLLVGYTQNFGAGSNDIYIVCTDASGNMRWSNTYGTAASEKNAQCAVADDGSFLLVAETYETTSATANSILLIKCAPNGDVQWTRNINSHTYASLSVKSATAAPGGNFYFTADPGIGIIPKGLFKLFRVNASGVVTLQKTVNTLAQDVFASAAVAVREDGAVAVAGKFSVTLFENAGSAGLMVFDSTGVIQSFQSVYCANCDPTYESTYPMKVYGKNKQWQIAGIIYYAGKHFWLRLDKNSTVVSASTVKQSDFAVQYAVNHQLLTLPDGAYYNLAFNRDGSMFKANRYYGGDTYNYDMMLYKYDSLGRICTGYRVPKFDSIVTPKNFTVTNIPYTTVEDGITTGAYDIATNKINAVTVFCEGSANTKAISQTASNDISLHKPAATVAPNPAVSTITVSVNKTFAGKAVLYITAADGKIVQTINTTLMKGLNNIPVDVASLNKGLYFIRISDGEQHAVLRFIKQ encoded by the coding sequence ATGAAAAAAATACTCTTCCTGTTACTGTTGCTTGGCATTTCATTGCCCGCATTTGTGCAATCAACTTTTGAAAAGGGCTTTGGTGGCCCCAACGCATCGGAATACCAGACGGACTTTAAAAGAATAAGCAGCAACAAATTTTTGCTGGTTGGCTACACCCAAAACTTTGGCGCAGGCTCTAACGATATTTATATTGTTTGTACTGATGCCAGCGGCAACATGAGATGGTCTAACACTTATGGAACGGCTGCATCGGAGAAAAATGCCCAATGCGCAGTGGCGGATGACGGCAGCTTTTTACTGGTGGCCGAAACGTATGAAACCACCAGCGCAACCGCTAACAGTATACTGCTTATAAAATGTGCGCCAAACGGCGATGTACAGTGGACGAGAAACATAAACAGCCATACCTACGCATCATTATCTGTAAAATCTGCTACAGCAGCACCGGGTGGTAATTTTTATTTTACCGCAGACCCTGGCATTGGCATCATTCCAAAAGGCTTGTTCAAATTATTCAGGGTAAATGCTTCAGGTGTGGTTACACTGCAAAAGACAGTGAATACATTGGCCCAGGATGTTTTTGCCTCTGCCGCGGTGGCGGTAAGGGAAGATGGCGCAGTAGCTGTAGCGGGCAAATTTTCTGTTACGCTTTTTGAAAATGCTGGCAGCGCCGGCCTGATGGTGTTTGACAGTACCGGGGTTATCCAGTCTTTCCAGTCTGTATATTGTGCCAATTGCGACCCGACATACGAATCTACCTACCCTATGAAAGTTTATGGGAAAAATAAACAATGGCAGATAGCAGGCATTATTTACTACGCAGGAAAACATTTCTGGTTACGGTTAGATAAAAATTCCACGGTCGTAAGTGCTTCTACGGTTAAGCAGTCAGACTTTGCGGTACAGTATGCGGTGAATCACCAACTGCTTACTTTACCTGATGGTGCATATTATAATCTTGCGTTCAACAGGGATGGCAGTATGTTTAAGGCCAACCGGTATTATGGTGGCGACACGTATAATTATGATATGATGCTGTACAAGTATGATTCACTCGGCAGGATATGCACAGGTTACCGTGTTCCAAAATTTGATTCCATTGTTACACCAAAAAATTTTACGGTTACCAATATTCCATACACTACCGTGGAAGATGGCATTACTACTGGCGCATACGATATTGCGACAAATAAAATCAATGCGGTAACAGTCTTTTGTGAGGGGAGCGCCAACACGAAAGCGATATCCCAAACTGCCAGTAATGACATCAGCCTACATAAGCCTGCGGCAACCGTTGCACCTAACCCGGCAGTAAGTACCATCACGGTAAGTGTAAATAAAACATTTGCGGGCAAGGCTGTGCTGTATATTACGGCTGCTGATGGTAAAATTGTACAAACCATCAATACAACGCTCATGAAGGGCTTGAACAACATACCGGTTGATGTTGCGTCTCTTAACAAAGGTCTTTACTTCATCCGGATTTCAGATGGTGAGCAACATGCGGTGCTGCGGTTTATCAAGCAATAA
- a CDS encoding T9SS type A sorting domain-containing protein, with protein MKMRILLASIFILLTITPYAQHSFIDSISSNVPIKLISIASTADGGYLMGGHSGSNWSSNMFVQKINRKGDATWSKTYDAGYQEELENMITTFDSGFVLFGTTYDGKYADVGYAGSLLIKCNKNGNIEWKKKWRFPAKANTFYDTAFYGGLVIESKDGGFITASLAGEFWSGTRYIVVSKLTAQGNVLWSTVQTTPYSFTSAIEALDEAPDGSILIGFASEQCSGFCNRLYLYKLQSTGVFEWEKHIFLSAYREDDENNHFIGLASDESGIHIIIHLLSNRPYKDYQYSYQLIRPDNSISKADIMDDNMFTLKDYLLKNNINAFKNAILPQTLSRNNGSALVRKDGSVVAGSYGSIFGQSNYVLLKKYTPGNSICPSYTPVKFSDAILKEQVDQTALTENFSAVGLVKLPVNITTGNTSFTFYTACNNTLTAAINAVDAQQLQHKGRGFVVYPNPARDHITFSVQSNIKIGLLNSTGKLLQTINASGNQRMNTSHLAAGMYYLKNYATGDVQKLFISR; from the coding sequence ATGAAAATGCGTATCCTGCTTGCTTCAATTTTTATTTTACTTACTATAACCCCTTATGCTCAGCATAGTTTTATTGACAGTATTTCTTCAAACGTACCAATAAAACTAATATCCATAGCTTCCACTGCAGACGGCGGCTATTTAATGGGCGGACATTCAGGTTCTAACTGGAGTTCGAACATGTTTGTACAAAAGATAAATCGTAAAGGTGATGCTACATGGTCTAAGACTTATGATGCAGGCTACCAGGAGGAACTGGAAAATATGATTACTACCTTCGATAGTGGTTTTGTTTTATTTGGTACAACCTACGACGGCAAGTACGCCGATGTAGGATATGCTGGCTCTTTACTGATAAAGTGCAATAAAAATGGCAACATTGAGTGGAAGAAAAAATGGAGGTTTCCGGCCAAAGCCAATACTTTTTATGATACCGCCTTTTATGGCGGATTGGTTATCGAGTCAAAAGACGGAGGGTTTATAACAGCATCTCTTGCTGGTGAATTCTGGAGCGGCACAAGGTATATCGTTGTTAGTAAACTAACTGCGCAAGGCAACGTTTTGTGGAGCACTGTGCAAACTACTCCTTACTCTTTTACCAGCGCTATTGAAGCATTGGATGAAGCGCCTGATGGTTCGATATTGATTGGTTTTGCATCTGAGCAATGTTCTGGTTTTTGTAACAGGCTCTACCTGTATAAACTACAATCTACAGGAGTATTTGAATGGGAGAAACATATATTCCTCAGCGCTTACCGGGAAGATGATGAAAACAATCATTTTATCGGGTTGGCATCTGATGAAAGCGGTATTCACATTATAATACATTTACTGAGCAACCGGCCATATAAAGATTATCAATATAGCTACCAGCTTATAAGACCAGACAACAGCATTTCCAAAGCAGACATTATGGATGATAACATGTTTACACTTAAAGACTATTTATTAAAAAATAATATTAACGCATTTAAGAATGCAATATTACCACAAACACTTTCCCGCAACAACGGTTCGGCGCTTGTAAGAAAAGATGGTTCTGTTGTGGCAGGTTCTTATGGTTCTATATTTGGACAAAGTAATTATGTGTTACTGAAAAAATATACACCGGGCAACAGTATATGCCCTTCTTACACACCGGTAAAATTCTCTGATGCTATATTGAAAGAGCAAGTGGATCAAACAGCGCTAACTGAAAATTTTTCTGCTGTTGGTTTGGTAAAACTTCCTGTAAATATTACAACCGGAAATACATCTTTTACTTTTTATACAGCATGCAACAACACGTTAACGGCTGCAATTAATGCTGTTGATGCCCAGCAATTACAACACAAAGGCCGTGGGTTTGTTGTATATCCCAATCCAGCAAGAGATCATATAACATTCAGCGTACAAAGCAATATAAAAATTGGTTTACTAAACAGTACCGGAAAATTATTACAAACCATTAATGCAAGTGGGAACCAACGAATGAATACCAGTCATCTTGCAGCAGGTATGTACTACCTTAAAAATTATGCGACAGGTGATGTACAAAAACTTTTTATCAGCAGGTAA
- a CDS encoding heme NO-binding domain-containing protein produces the protein MYGIVNRAIEDLVTTNFGEARWQAVKKRSAVDVDFFVSSEPYDDDITYALANAVSEEMNMPLQDVLQAFGEWWILKTGKEKYGGLMQAGGKNFKEFIVNLPLFHNRIMFMYPKLTPPEFKVDHLTDNSVWLHYFSKRQGLQEFVRGLLTGLAKMYDVHITLELLQSRGSGSDHEIFKINW, from the coding sequence ATGTACGGAATAGTTAATAGAGCCATCGAAGACCTTGTAACCACAAACTTTGGAGAGGCCAGATGGCAAGCTGTTAAAAAGAGAAGCGCTGTAGATGTTGATTTTTTTGTAAGCAGCGAACCTTATGATGATGATATAACCTATGCACTTGCTAATGCCGTTTCTGAAGAGATGAACATGCCGCTGCAGGATGTGTTGCAGGCTTTTGGAGAATGGTGGATTTTAAAAACAGGTAAAGAAAAATATGGAGGGCTCATGCAGGCAGGCGGAAAGAATTTTAAAGAATTTATTGTAAATCTTCCTTTGTTTCACAATCGTATTATGTTCATGTACCCAAAGCTTACACCGCCTGAATTTAAAGTGGATCATTTAACAGATAATAGTGTTTGGCTCCACTACTTTTCAAAGCGGCAGGGCCTGCAGGAGTTTGTTCGGGGACTCTTAACAGGGTTAGCAAAAATGTATGATGTACATATCACCCTGGAACTTTTGCAAAGCAGGGGCAGCGGAAGCGATCATGAAATATTTAAAATAAACTGGTAA
- a CDS encoding hybrid sensor histidine kinase/response regulator, with product MPVLKGEIFTDVFVISRPHIEAHTFENLKSSLTNVVIIECVSQSNIKLRGQFEYVPAQHALYFLGSPWFQNIEDVIANNLTLHDFACHDPLIDLLHLLKTQDITNEDLKYLLKKINIQKKEIEYSANRLSTLITNLHAGVLLENEQRTIALINKKFCDLFEIPAEPHALIGADCSSAVEQSKHLFKEPAAFVNRIEKVLEEKVLVVGDILELCDGKHLERDFIPIYGEDGYIGHLWIYTDISERVNAEMALKKANQATEDLAKAKQNFLANMSHEIRTPMNAIIGMAKQLSKSTLNPTQKIFLDTINTAADNLLVIINDILDISKIEAGKLTIEKINFDVRDVVGKAIDVLNYKAEEKGLKLTCSYFDNSIDSVLIGDPFRLNQVLLNIISNAVKFTAVGSIKVSCSLQTEDSNEQLICITVTDTGIGMDEAFLDNFFTKFSQEDNSMTRRFGGTGLGTNICKQLVELMGGSIDVKSKKGVGTSVSFTFKGYKTSSESLVVKEECIYDKALIRNKKILVVDDNEMNRMLVSILLQDYGAKVTEAQDGKEAVKAISDNEFDLVLMDGQMPEMDGITATKIIRDQINKDLPVIALTAFAIKGDELKFLEAGMNDYVSKPIDEPLFINTICRWLGNRTV from the coding sequence ATGCCTGTATTAAAGGGGGAGATATTTACTGATGTTTTTGTAATAAGCAGACCCCATATCGAAGCGCATACATTTGAGAATTTGAAATCGTCTCTTACAAATGTTGTAATTATAGAATGTGTAAGTCAAAGCAATATTAAACTCCGTGGACAATTCGAGTATGTTCCTGCACAACACGCGTTGTACTTTCTCGGCTCTCCCTGGTTTCAGAATATTGAAGACGTAATAGCCAATAATCTGACTTTACATGATTTTGCATGCCATGACCCCCTCATAGATCTTTTGCATTTGTTGAAAACACAGGATATAACGAATGAAGATCTGAAATACCTGCTGAAAAAGATTAACATTCAGAAAAAGGAAATCGAATACAGCGCTAACAGACTTTCTACCCTGATAACAAACCTGCATGCCGGCGTTCTTTTGGAAAACGAACAACGGACTATCGCATTAATAAATAAAAAGTTTTGTGATCTTTTTGAAATACCTGCAGAGCCTCATGCCCTCATTGGCGCTGACTGTTCTTCTGCTGTTGAACAGTCCAAGCATCTTTTCAAGGAACCTGCTGCTTTTGTAAATCGTATAGAAAAAGTGTTAGAAGAGAAAGTTTTAGTAGTAGGAGATATACTTGAATTATGTGACGGGAAACATTTGGAAAGAGATTTTATTCCTATCTACGGGGAAGATGGATATATCGGTCATTTGTGGATATATACAGACATTTCAGAAAGGGTAAATGCTGAAATGGCATTGAAAAAAGCGAACCAGGCTACGGAGGATCTTGCGAAAGCAAAACAAAATTTTCTTGCAAACATGAGCCATGAAATTCGTACACCCATGAATGCAATCATTGGAATGGCTAAACAATTGAGTAAATCAACTTTAAATCCAACCCAGAAAATTTTCCTTGACACGATCAATACTGCTGCCGACAATCTGCTCGTGATAATTAATGACATACTTGATATTTCAAAAATTGAAGCAGGAAAACTAACAATCGAGAAGATAAATTTTGATGTTAGAGATGTTGTTGGAAAGGCTATTGATGTGCTTAATTATAAAGCAGAAGAAAAAGGATTGAAATTAACCTGTAGCTATTTTGATAACAGCATAGACAGCGTTTTAATTGGTGATCCGTTTCGTTTAAACCAGGTGCTGTTAAATATCATTTCAAATGCTGTAAAATTCACTGCTGTTGGTTCAATAAAAGTCAGTTGCAGTCTACAAACTGAGGACAGCAATGAGCAGTTAATCTGTATAACCGTAACTGATACAGGTATAGGTATGGATGAAGCGTTTCTTGATAATTTTTTTACAAAATTTAGCCAGGAAGATAATTCTATGACGAGGCGCTTTGGGGGAACGGGGCTGGGTACCAATATATGTAAACAATTGGTGGAATTAATGGGCGGAAGCATTGATGTGAAAAGTAAAAAAGGGGTAGGAACAAGTGTGTCTTTTACGTTCAAGGGGTACAAGACTTCCTCCGAATCGTTGGTTGTAAAAGAAGAATGTATATATGATAAAGCATTAATCAGAAATAAAAAGATTCTTGTTGTTGATGATAACGAAATGAATCGAATGCTTGTCTCAATATTATTACAAGACTATGGTGCAAAAGTTACTGAAGCGCAGGATGGTAAAGAGGCTGTTAAAGCAATTTCGGATAATGAGTTTGATCTTGTGCTAATGGATGGGCAGATGCCGGAAATGGATGGAATTACCGCAACTAAAATAATAAGGGATCAAATCAATAAAGATTTGCCGGTTATAGCGTTAACTGCATTTGCAATAAAGGGAGATGAATTAAAATTCCTGGAAGCCGGTATGAACGATTATGTTTCAAAGCCAATAGATGAACCACTTTTTATTAACACTATTTGTCGTTGGCTCGGAAACAGAACTGTTTAA